A genomic region of Manihot esculenta cultivar AM560-2 chromosome 15, M.esculenta_v8, whole genome shotgun sequence contains the following coding sequences:
- the LOC110601980 gene encoding AAA-ATPase ASD, mitochondrial, whose amino-acid sequence MIHLKQGDMFAQVGSVIASLMFVWAMFKQYFPYELRDRLEKYTQKAFTFVYPYIQITFHEFIGERLMRSEAYSAIETYLSSSSSMQAKRLKAEVVKNNQSLVLSMDDHEEVADEYKGVKLWWASGKNVFKSQTLSFYQITDEKRYYKLRFHKRHRDLIIGPYLNHVLKEGRALKVKNRQRKLYTNNGSYWSHVVFEHPATFKTLALEPEKKKEIIDDLITFSQAEEFYSRIGRAWKRGYLLYGPPGTGKSTMVAAMANLLNYDIYDLELTAVKDNTELRKLLIETSSKAIVVIEDIDCSLDLTGQRSKKKEEEKQGDDKEQKPKSPKEERDGKNSQVTLSGLLNFIDGLWSACGGERLIVFTTNFVEKLDPALIRKGRMDKHIELSYCSFEAFKVLADNYLRLESHHLFDKISALLKEAKMTPADVAEHLMPKTVPGNAEACLESLIEALETAKEEAKLKAEEAAREKESSSAKEEAKEADNKDPISEKEQ is encoded by the coding sequence ATGATTCACTTGAAGCAAGGTGATATGTTTGCTCAAGTAGGATCTGTGATTGCTAGCTTGATGTTCGTTTGGGCCATGTTCAAACAATACTTCCCTTATGAACTGCGAGATCGTCTCGAGAAATATACTCAAAAAGCCTTCACCTTTGTTTATCCTTACATTCAAATCACATTCCATGAGTTCATCGGCGAGCGTCTGATGCGCAGTGAAGCTTACTCTGCTATTGAGACTTATCTTAGCTCCAGTTCTTCTATGCAGGCTAAGCGGCTCAAGGCTGAGGTAGTCAAGAACAATCAGTCACTTGTTTTGAGCATGGATGATCATGAAGAGGTTGCTGATGAATACAAAGGAGTCAAGCTATGGTGGGCATCTGGGAAGAATGTTTTCAAGTCACAAACGTTGTCGTTTTATCAGATTACAGATGAGAAAAGGTATTACAAGCTCAGGTTCCATAAGAGACATAGAGATCTCATCATTGGGCCATACCTTAATCATGTCCTGAAAGAGGGTAGAGCTCTTAAGGTGAAAAATCGCCAGAGGAAGCTTTACACTAATAATGGGTCTTATTGGAGCCATGTAGTGTTTGAGCATCCTGCTACATTCAAGACACTAGCACTTGAgccagagaagaagaaggagattaTAGATGATTTGATCACATTCAGCCAGGCAGAAGAATTCTATTCAAGAATTGGCAGGGCCTGGAAGAGAGGGTATCTACTGTATGGTCCTCCAGGGACTGGTAAGTCCACTATGGTTGCAGCCATGGCCAATCTTTTGAATTATGATATATATGATCTCGAATTGACTGCTGTAAAGGACAACACTGAGTTGAGAAagcttttaattgagacatcAAGCAAGGCTATTGTTGTGATAGAGGACATTGATTGTTCTCTTGATCTCACTGGTCAGAGGagcaagaaaaaagaagaagaaaaacaagGGGATGATAAGGAACAAAAACCAAAATCACCGAAAGAAGAAAGAGATGGGAAGAACAGCCAGGTTACTCTTTCTGGGCTATTGAATTTTATTGATGGGTTATGGTCAGCTTGTGGGGGAGAAAGGCTCATCGTCTTCACAACAAATTTTGTAGAGAAACTTGACCCAGCTCTCATCAGGAAAGGAAGGATGGACAAGCACATAGAATTGTCGTATTGCAGCTTTGAGGCGTTCAAGGTGTTGGCTGACAATTACCTTCGACTTGAATCACACCACCTGTTTGATAAAATTAGTGCCCTACTGAAGGAAGCCAAAATGACTCCTGCTGATGTTGCTGAGCATTTGATGCCGAAGACTGTTCCTGGGAATGCTGAAGCCTGTTTGGAGAGTCTCATTGAAGCCCTTGAAACGGCAAAAGAGGAAGCGAAGTTGAAAGCCGAGGAAGCAGCACGAGAGAAGGAATCATCATCAGcaaaagaagaagcaaaagagGCAGATAATAAGGACCCAATATCAGAAAAAGAACAGTAG